From the Triticum urartu cultivar G1812 chromosome 4, Tu2.1, whole genome shotgun sequence genome, the window AGAAATTGTGGAAATCATGTGGCTTGGCTAAAGAAAGTTTTTTGAAACTAGCTTGGCTAAAGAAAGTGACCAGGCAACTGTACTCAAGCATCTCTTTCTTGTTGGTCGGGCTGTGGCGTTGTGTATCGGGAGCACAAGCGCGAACCTGGAAGGTCTTTTTTACATGCGTTTTGTTTGTCCCGTTGCAGGAGAGACAGACTTGAGTTGTTTGCGATGCCGGATGACATCCAGGTAAACCATGCTCGCATGAACAAGGCACGTCTGAAATTTCCCCTCGCGATTTATAGATGGAAACGTTGACACATTTCTTGTTTCATCTTGACATGGCGGTGCAGGTGGGTGATTGCACGGAACGGGTAGAGAGGCCCGGCGATTTCGCGACGTTAAGGCAGAAGAACACAGATGGCACCTACAAGACGCTAGAGCAATTCGAGGTCAGCCCGTCTCATTCATTGTTCCTGttgtttatttttctttctttctttctttctttatttaTAGATAGATAGAGAAATGAACATTTGGTTCCATGATCTTCATGTGCAGAAGGATGTGTACATGGTGTTCCAGAAGGCAATGTCCATAAACAGCCAGGACACCATACCTTACAAAGAGGTTAGTCGGTCGTTCATTCCTCAATTAACCAACCATACTATACGTTGCATGCATGCCAGAATGAATGCATGAATGTTTGTTTTTGGTGCAGGCCGTGGCGTTGCTGGATCAAGCCAAGCAGGTTTTCCTGTCCCTCAAGAAGAACCGGATGTACTCCGAGTCGGACCTCCTGGCCTGGCGTCACAAGCAACTCGACGCCGGGCCCAGCAAGGCAGCGAGAGATCAACAAGGCGGCGATGCTGCTGTTACACCTGCACAGCAGCGGCCCAGCATCACGCCGCTGAGGAAGAAGGCCGGCGAGAAGAAACACCAGATCGGCAAGGGAGGAATCAGAAGCACGCCATCGCCGGTAAAGAGAGCAAGAAAAGGTAATGAGTCGATGAGACGACATCGATCCAATGCACATCCAAAGAGAACATTGCTGAATGCTGACGTGATGGCGCTGGCCACAGGGTTCGCAGCAGCGACAACGGAACCTGGTGGCGCCAGGGAGCTCAAAAGGAGGCTCACTTACAACGATGTCGCTGGTCGGGCAACGCCGGTGACGCTGCCGCCGCCTGCCTTCCGAGATGGGCAAGCTACCGTCGTTTATGTATGTAAAATATACTCTACTACTCCTATAGTAGGAGTAACAATCATGGATGCGTGGGAACTGAAGCAAgttttggtgcagcaacatgcgCAGGTGCAGGGAGGGCACACGTACCAGGAAAGCCTCCGGCGCTTCGTGCGGGACGCAGGGCTCAAGGCAAGGCTGGCCACCGAGTTTAACATCCTCGAATGTGACACTCGGGGCAGGCACAACCCCTCGCCGGCCTCCTACTGGAACGGTTTCGCCCCCGACGCCGGCACCTACTACCCCTCAAgtgccgctgccgccgcctccaccgcgcTCCGCACAATGTCACCGGCGTCCGGTGGCGAGCGGCCTTTTCCGGATTGCAAGCTGGAGACGGACGACCTGCTCAGCCTCGTCATGCTCATGGGCACGCCCGCCTTCTTGGAGAGAGCTAAGCACATGTTTGGTTACACGGCCGCTGAGGACAGCTCCAAGGTGACCAGAGCGGCCGGCGACGCAAAGGTCGCCATCACAGAAGCGCCACAGACGAGTGAGCCAGGCGATCCGGCGGCAGCCACTTTCGGACCGTTCGCTCCGCCCAAGTTGCCCCTTAGCCGGCTGGGCTTCAGCCAGTTCGCCGGCTCTTCGGCCCAGCCGTTCATGGTGAAGTCGAATTCTGCCGGGGAGAAGAGACGAGAATGAAGGACGAACCCAACTCCAGCAAGTTCACTCCGTCCATTTTGTGTCGTGTCCTTGACTCCCATTATATCGCTCAGCGTCAGCGGGGAAATGATAGTATTATTTTAGAATAATAATTGCAACTAGCATCTCTTTTCTATCTAAACTTAGTCAGACACCTGAGGTTGCTCATCATCAAATGTATGCAAGTTCCAAAACCATCACAGACTTCAGATATACACAAGACTTTCTGCCACAGGCCAACATATATTTTTGTTTTGCCAAGAAATAACATACCGGTAGTAATTAACATGCCACAACAGTTGTTTTCTGATTGCTACCCAAGCATATTAGCAGACTGGACTCCTTTCTCTTATGTTTTTCTTAAAGGAAACACTGGCATATTACCTTCTTAACACGTATGTAGCTCGTTGCCACTCTCAAAGCATCGCACGGCTGTAAACGCCACCTACACCGTAACAATTACTGCATCAGCCAACTTCAAGAGGTCTCGCAAACTTAAAACAAGAAGCAGCAGCAGGACCTACAGTATGAATGGCAGCTGCGTTTATCAACCTTTCCAGGTATCCTTGATGTTCCTGACCGTCCTCAGCGCTTCAACTGCCGACTTGGCACCAAATTTTGCCTGCAGAATCAAGGATACAGTCACCAAATGTGTGCCGTTTGTGTTACAGAAGCATAGTAACTAGCGGGTGTGCTTTATGGACCTGTATTTCAGGCAGATCAACACGCATGAAGGTGTTTATCTCAAACTCATCTCCTATAGTTGAGGGAACCGTCGGTTGATTTGCCTCACGCTGCTTTTGAGCCCATTCCAGTTTCTGCTTCATTTTTTCATTCTCTGGCTCGACTGTCAGCATGAATTGTAGGCTCTTTACAGTGTACTGTGAGATACAATGAAATAATAAGAGCAGAGTATACATCACTTATCTGTTCAAGCATATCATATTAGCGACACATAACACAAATTATTGTTGGGTGCGCACATGGAGTTAATGGCAAAGGTGTTTTCAGGATGTTTTTTAGAAAGAATAGTGTGACACTGATATGAACACTTTTTACATAACATAGGAAGCCAGATTGCAACAATTTGAGCCAGACAGAAAATGTATAAGTATTATATTTTAGTTAAGGATCCATATACTAACCTCATTCAGAATTCATGTTTTCACATGCACTCCAGAACCTAAAGCATACGTCATCTTCTATAACTCAAGTTTAAAAGGAGGCCAAAACAATCAACGGAACAGCATAGAGGATGTAAGAGTGGCATGATAGCTAAACTACCACTTGTCGATGTTGAACACATGTAACAGACACACACCGAACCGAACAACTAATTAAGGAATATATCTGCTACACTTTTGAGTATATAAGTTTCACTGAAGATTCATATTTGTCAAAAATGAAGGCCTGTTATTCCAGAAAGAGCTAAGAAACTTGCCTCATGGCCACAGTAAACACGAGTTGACTTAGGCAGCGAGCCCAGTGTAACACAAAGGGACTGGTACATTTGCTCTGCCGTACCCTCGAAAAATCTCCCACAACCAGCAATGAACTGTGCTTCAAAAAATGGTCAGGTATTTAACATGGAGAAGAGCAATTATTATGTAATGTGTATACTAACCAAGGTGTCTCCAGTAAATACTGCTGGGTCTTCCTCCTCTTTGCTAGTAACGTAGTAGCTAATATGACCTTTTGTATGACTGTTggaaatataaaaacagtaaggACCACCAAATCAAGAAAATAACAAAGTTGATAAttgcagactaaggcatagcctagtggtgggaaggggctgatgccttcccacccacccaggttcaaggcttggtacttgcaatttgggtttgttgcaccaattatgctgtaggggattcccttacagtctttctatCAAAAAAAACAAAGTTGATAATTCACAGAGCAAACATACAAAAGGTTCCAACACCATTCAAATCAGTAATCCTAGTAAAATCCATGAAGTAGTAGTGCTATTATATGATTTATTTATTCAAGCGGATGCACATCTTTGAATAATTCAGTGTCCTTATACACAAAAGGTTTTATTTCTTATCTTTTAAAGCTTACGTGATCCGGAAAATAGAAACCATACTAATCATATAAGTAAACTAATGAGGAGGTGAGAACTATGTTACATGGCAAGAAGGTAACAACTCATACCATGGCGTATGTAGGCACAGTATCTCAATTTCCTTCCCAATGGATAACTTAGTTCCGTTTTCCACCTGATCAGTGCAGCCTTTAACATTGTCCATGGATCCCCCATAGACCTTAATCCCTGGCACCAGCAGCCTCATCTTCTCATTGCCACCAGCATGATCCCTAGAAACATAAATAATCATTACCAGCTCACTACATGATTGCAACTATACCTGACGATTATAGCACATATGAAGTAAATCATCATTACCAGCTCACTAGATAGTTCCAATAACACCTTTTAGCACATATTGAGTACTctctctgtcccataatataagatgtttttgcaaGCTAACCCAGCTTGCAAAAACGTCTTTATTGTGGGACAAAGGGGGTACTACTTATCTTCTACCTACTGCCAGATAGGTACCTTGAAAGCATCAAAATGTTTTCTTCATCAGTCTTTATTTGTATTAGAAACGCCGCGTGTAGTACGAATGGAATACGCCAATTACTTACACTGCATATTCAGTGGAGTGCCCACATAGCTCTTTCATCATTGTGTAATTTATTACTTCATTTCTCTTCAGCCATTTCTTATGTATGATTCTACTTTGTATCATTCTCTACATGATTGCTAATGAATCGTACAAATATATGTTGGTTTAGCACATACTAATATTCTGTTCAACTTAGGGATGAAAAGGGAGTGGAAACTTTCCGGATTTTCCATGGAAAAACGGTGATGAAGAAGAAATACGGAAACAGAATATTGtggaatggaaatggaaatggaatTTCTTACGCTGAACGAAACGGCGTTTTCCGGCAGAAATTCCATTTCCGTAAATACGGAACTTTCCGTTTCCCCATGGCTAGGCTACTATGTGGCTCAGTCCAGCACTCAATAAAACACATGTTGTGGCCCAACATCCAGATCGCTAATACCTAACGTAGTCTCCTTATACGTGTCACTATCCCCAGCAGGCCAGCCTACACCCTCCTGCCCATCCTCGCTGCACTGTCCAGGCGCCTCCACGTGGTGCGGCTGGTTTAAGAGATCATCGAAAGACGTTGTAGTCATATAAACTGGAATAGCTTGTTAGTTTGCTTGTGTTTTTCGAAATCATTAAAGGGGTCTTTTAGTTCCGGCGAACATACGGATTTGTATCAGCGTCCGCACCGTATTCATTACCGGTAATATCTCTTTCCGTATTCGTTTCCACTTCcggaaaaaaaataagaaaacaaATGCGGCAACACTCAGTTCCGTCTGTTTCCGTTTCCGCTCCATTTTTCTTTTGAATTTTCAGGGGGACGGGGGTGTCCCACCTGAACATTTCATTAAAAGAACAGGGGCAAGCCTCCTGGGGGCAGAATGTTTACATCATTTTGGGATAGACAGCACGGGGTTGACATAGCACAAGGTAAGCTGCAAGGGCGATCAGTCACGAGTCGACGTCTCCCTGTCTATCACTCTTCAGCCTTCCACGCCACAGAGCAGCGTCCTCGCGGCAGCGCTTGAGGAGAAGCGAAAGAGATGGCCGCAGGCCGCGGAACACCACACCGTTCGGATGCTCCCACAAGTGCCAGCAACACAGCAACAGGAAGGTGTCAACCGATGCCTGACCGATGGCCGGAGAGACGTCCAGCAGGTGCAGCGACTTGACCGACGTGCCAAGGAGCAGGACGCCCAGCTTGGTCCAGAAGGAGACGGCGAAGGGGCGGCCGAAGACAAGGTGTTGGGCGGACTGAATTTCTGCTCCGTTTACATCCCTAATTCACCTTGTAGTTATCCTCAGAGCAATAAGAGCATCAAGCTATTAGCTTTATCTTTCCTTTTCCATTTCTCCATCTCTATTTTCGAGTTTTATAAGAACACGTAGCATGATTACACGAGTGACATTTTTGCAATTATACTTGGTTTGTTCTGCAACAACTATAGAAGCACGAAGCAGAGCACATCCGTATTCTAGAAAGTAGTGACCCTCTTAACAACCAAGGGAAGTAAGCCGATGAATTGCTAGGCTGGGATGGGATGGGAATGGGATGGATGGCGTACCAGTGGTGGTGGGTGGTGAGGACGCAGTCGATGTAGGCGCCGACCTCGCTGGCCGCCGCCAGCACCTTCTCCGGCTCCACCGGGTCgacggccgccgccgccttggtgctctcgtcAACGATCCTTGAAAAGAGAATAAACAGGATCTCAAACGGATCTCCGAGCAGAAGCTAAGCAACAAGGGAAGCAAGGTTCAAGATTCGTACAGGTAGGCATAGTTATCCTCCAAGCAAGCCACCGGAATGATCTTCATCCTTCGATTTCTGGAACGAAATCCTGACGGAGAAGAGTGGAAGCAGGCCGGAAGTGAGGAGAGGGTCGTGGAAGGTTTAAGAATGGGGAACAACCGCTTTGGGAACCAGGGATCCTCTGTATCCGTCAATTTGGTGAACCAGGCCTGCCATCGTTTCTTTTTTCCCCTCTGTCTCTCTCTTTCTTTCTGAAAAATCTACGGAACTATCGCTTGTGTAgttttttttaacacagtataAACGCAAGCACTCATATACACGTGCATACATACATTCACCTCTATAAATGTATACACATACATcctatccctatgagcacctccgaaagactgagccggcatatcatcttgaaatttacaaAGTCACCGTAAGCACCTCGTcatcgacgggaacgtctcctttCACTGAATGCGtgtcgccggaaatcctgaaataaatttagAAATAAATACGAGCACCAGGCTGAACCCTGGTGGGCTAGGATACCATGGTCCCtttaaccatccaaccacatatTGGTTCGCATCGTTTGTTTAGTTGTGTATCTATGTTCCATGACTTTTTTTTATAAAGAAAATATATTAATATCATGAATATATCAATTACATCCCGCATCTACAAAGTGTGTTTCACGGTATGCCCTAGAAAAAATCTTAAAAACCACCCCTCTCTCTAATATAACATAACAACAATAATAATACACCAATAACATCTTAGCATTATATAGGACGGAGGAGTAATTTCCCTTCTTACTACTGACGAAACGCACATCAATTTACTTTAAAATGCCAAAGCGTTCTTTGACTTGGTCTTTTTACTGGTTTGTCTGTTTTACTATCATCGGCGAGGGCTTTGAAAATGAAACCCATTGGACATATTTTGGCGACCATTTAGACTATTAGTTATTTACCATCATATTTCTAATGAGTTTTCAAAAAATTGAACATTATTGTGCACAAACTAGTGTATACTAGAGATTCAAAATTTGTAATGTGTACTAGCAATCCATCTTTACAATGCAAGAGAATACAATCATACAACTCTCATCCAGCAAAGTGACATCACACAGGTATTGGTGTCCATTATAATCCTTCATCTTCCGTCTTTCGTCAACATCAATTACGCTATCTTATTTCCCAAGGCTAGTAGGTAAAATTGTGTCTATCATAGCTTGCCACAGAACTAGTTAAGGCTTGCTAAACATTTAACGGTTTAAAAGTAAGTAAAAAATATGAAATAAATAGGGGAGCCTCACTCCAATATAATAAGATGATCCAACGGTGTGATTGTGAAAATATGCATTTATGTGTCCTTAGCAAAAAAAAACAAGCGTTTCAGCTCACTTCAGGATCAATATATATTGAAACATTTGTTCTTTTTGTCCAGAACACATGCAGTCATATTTTTTCAATCCATCTGTTGGATCATATTATATTATAGGTGTGTTGGTTTAgtttttttttcagaatttttgagaACTTTTACACCGTCGAAAACCTTAACTAGTTCTGTGGCAAACTATTGTAGAAAATCCTACTCCAAGGCCATTAAGCATaactatttcttttctttttgagAGGTGGTGGTGAGGGTGTAACTCCCCTATAATTAAGCTACATTGATCTCATCCTAATTATGCAATGTCATCTTATTTTGCTAACCATAATTGTCCCTTGATTGAAACCCTAgtgaaattcaaattcaaattattATTTCTTCAAATAGTAAATAAAAAATGTTTGCTGGGTTGCAAATATTCACTAGCTAATTGTCATGGGTAAAACCAACATAATTTAAATTATTAAAATGGTCTCAACCTAAGTATAACAGAACCAGCAACACTTAAGTGAGCCATTTAATCTACTAACAAGAAGAGAGATATGGAAGGTACATCTCCATCTACCAACTCCTTCACTGTCTTATCTGATCCTGATTTAATGCTTAGAGCTAGCATGATGGGGGTAATCATTCCTGATCCTTATTTTTCTAAAGTCAACATTATTCAAGAGcttgaaaattttaaaaataatGCAATAGAAAAAGATATCTCTGTTGTTAATAACATGTTTATTACTAATGAGAAGGGGGAAGACATCCCCATTAGCCTTAAACGGGGGGATGATTGCAACAGTGGTATTTCTGATTTTACTATGGTTGGGCCAAGAAAGAAAAAGAGTGCTAGGAAGATTCAGACATGTGTGTCTAGACCTAGAACTAGAAGTCAAAAAACAGTGGAGCCCACTGTTGATCCTtgtaatgttggggaacgtagtaatttcaaaaaaattcctacgcacacgcaagatcatggtgatgcatatcaacgagaggggagagtg encodes:
- the LOC125551763 gene encoding uncharacterized protein LOC125551763, with protein sequence METLTHFLFHLDMAVQVGDCTERVERPGDFATLRQKNTDGTYKTLEQFEKDVYMVFQKAMSINSQDTIPYKEAVALLDQAKQVFLSLKKNRMYSESDLLAWRHKQLDAGPSKAARDQQGGDAAVTPAQQRPSITPLRKKAGEKKHQIGKGGIRSTPSPVKRARKGNESMRRHRSNAHPKRTLLNADVMALATGFAAATTEPGGARELKRRLTYNDVAGRATPVTLPPPAFRDGQATVVYVCKIYSTTPIVGVTIMDAWELKQVLVQQHAQVQGGHTYQESLRRFVRDAGLKARLATEFNILECDTRGRHNPSPASYWNGFAPDAGTYYPSSAAAAASTALRTMSPASGGERPFPDCKLETDDLLSLVMLMGTPAFLERAKHMFGYTAAEDSSKVTRAAGDAKVAITEAPQTSEPGDPAAATFGPFAPPKLPLSRLGFSQFAGSSAQPFMVKSNSAGEKRRE
- the LOC125551764 gene encoding hydroxyacylglutathione hydrolase cytoplasmic, yielding MKIIPVACLEDNYAYLIVDESTKAAAAVDPVEPEKVLAAASEVGAYIDCVLTTHHHWDHAGGNEKMRLLVPGIKVYGGSMDNVKGCTDQVENGTKLSIGKEIEILCLHTPCHTKGHISYYVTSKEEEDPAVFTGDTLFIAGCGRFFEGTAEQMYQSLCVTLGSLPKSTRVYCGHEYTVKSLQFMLTVEPENEKMKQKLEWAQKQREANQPTVPSTIGDEFEINTFMRVDLPEIQAKFGAKSAVEALRTVRNIKDTWKG